From the genome of Candidatus Dormiibacterota bacterium, one region includes:
- a CDS encoding metallophosphoesterase, with product MNAPTPAVPTAVLQLGAVALPNGLLWLERSRALVVADAHLAYEEAIGGALPLWSTGEALATLERAVARSGAREVIFLGDIIHGSRMSQGAAEIVRDALAALRRACEVTLVAGNHEGRTRGVAVLGETVLFAERDGWLLVHGDDVAQGGTRRIVGHLHPTIPLGGGKSAPAFLASARLIVVPALTPYSTGLNVLSRACTQALRAFGCSAAEFAVVASGDSRVYPFGSLTALRAATAGASAGGRYARKRLSPD from the coding sequence ATGAACGCGCCGACGCCCGCCGTTCCAACGGCAGTGTTGCAACTCGGCGCCGTCGCGCTGCCGAACGGCTTGCTCTGGCTGGAGCGTTCTCGCGCGCTTGTCGTTGCCGACGCGCACCTGGCGTATGAAGAAGCGATCGGCGGCGCGCTACCGCTCTGGAGTACGGGAGAAGCGCTGGCCACGCTCGAGCGGGCGGTCGCGCGTAGCGGCGCCCGCGAGGTTATCTTTCTCGGCGATATCATCCACGGCAGCCGGATGAGCCAGGGCGCGGCGGAGATCGTCCGCGACGCGCTTGCGGCCTTGCGCCGTGCGTGCGAGGTAACGCTGGTGGCCGGAAATCACGAGGGACGGACGCGCGGGGTTGCAGTTCTCGGCGAGACCGTCCTCTTCGCCGAGCGCGACGGATGGCTGTTGGTGCACGGCGACGATGTCGCGCAGGGAGGCACGCGCCGCATCGTGGGGCACCTTCATCCCACGATTCCGCTCGGCGGCGGCAAGAGCGCACCGGCGTTTCTCGCATCGGCGCGCTTGATCGTCGTGCCCGCCCTCACCCCGTATTCGACCGGCTTGAACGTGCTTTCGCGTGCATGCACGCAGGCGCTCCGCGCGTTCGGCTGCTCGGCCGCCGAGTTCGCGGTCGTTGCATCCGGCGATAGCCGCGTCTATCCGTTTGGTTCGTTGACAGCCCTGCGTGCTGCGACCGCGGGCGCGAGCGCCGGCGGCCGGTACGCGCGCAAGCGTCTCTCGCCGGATTAG
- a CDS encoding 3-hydroxyacyl-CoA dehydrogenase NAD-binding domain-containing protein, with protein MEDSVIVVGAGTMGAGIAFVAARGGFPVEVVEPDASARERGRARIEADALRAGDASAVSRIRWIEQIPERSAATIAIEAVPEDPSLKIRILTELERALASDALLATNTSSLSITELFSGLDRPERAIGLHFFNPPAAMKLVEIVRTASTDDRAIERARAFVERSRKSAVLAADTPGFIVNRVARPFYLQALRALDRGAAPIETIDALARAAGFRMGPFELIDLIGMDVNLAVSESIYERTDQARLIPLELQRAMVAQGRLGRKSGLGFYDYRNGVPERLDLRVDPPGGEPIEDEVVAIIGFGGIADELAELLEQRYVHVQRIENDDLIDELRLDTTMVIDTGDGTSDRGELVASMDSFLGPETVVFVDAYATDTQAAAKRMRHPERLIGYGVLGSFESQRAVEIADSPGASDDALALAQELFEQLGKGVALVADEPGLVLGRIVGSIVNEAVIGVHEDVATADDIDLAMRLGTNYPIGPIAWGREIGGARVARILNRLAQAEGDAFAPHRSLWVLDALDEPEEGLEPPEPQGIGGGIF; from the coding sequence GTGGAAGATTCTGTCATCGTCGTCGGCGCCGGAACCATGGGCGCCGGTATAGCCTTCGTCGCGGCGCGCGGCGGCTTTCCGGTGGAAGTCGTGGAGCCGGACGCGTCCGCGCGCGAGCGGGGCCGGGCCCGCATCGAGGCCGATGCGTTGCGAGCGGGCGATGCGTCCGCCGTATCACGCATCCGCTGGATCGAACAGATCCCGGAGCGCAGCGCGGCCACGATTGCGATCGAGGCGGTTCCCGAAGACCCTTCGCTCAAAATACGCATCTTAACGGAGCTCGAGCGCGCGTTAGCCTCGGATGCGTTGCTCGCAACCAACACGTCGTCGCTCAGCATCACCGAGCTGTTTAGCGGTTTGGATCGCCCCGAACGAGCGATCGGCCTGCATTTCTTCAATCCGCCGGCGGCGATGAAGCTGGTGGAAATCGTCCGGACTGCGAGCACGGACGATCGCGCGATCGAGCGAGCGCGAGCGTTCGTGGAACGCAGCCGCAAGAGTGCCGTGCTGGCCGCCGACACGCCCGGGTTCATCGTCAATCGCGTCGCCCGCCCGTTCTATCTTCAGGCGCTGCGTGCCCTCGATAGAGGCGCAGCGCCGATCGAGACGATCGATGCGCTGGCGCGTGCGGCCGGTTTTCGGATGGGACCGTTCGAGCTGATCGATTTGATTGGGATGGACGTCAATCTCGCGGTCAGCGAGTCGATCTACGAACGCACGGACCAAGCGCGTTTGATTCCGCTCGAGTTGCAGCGCGCGATGGTTGCGCAAGGCCGCCTCGGGAGAAAGAGCGGGCTCGGATTCTACGACTATCGTAACGGCGTGCCCGAACGTCTCGACTTGCGCGTCGATCCTCCCGGCGGGGAACCGATCGAGGACGAGGTCGTTGCGATCATCGGTTTCGGCGGAATCGCCGACGAACTCGCGGAGCTCCTCGAACAGCGGTACGTGCACGTGCAACGGATCGAAAACGACGACTTGATCGATGAGTTGCGGCTCGATACGACGATGGTGATCGATACGGGAGACGGCACCAGCGATCGCGGCGAGCTGGTGGCATCGATGGATTCTTTTCTCGGCCCCGAAACGGTGGTGTTCGTCGATGCGTATGCTACCGACACTCAAGCGGCGGCAAAGCGCATGCGTCATCCCGAGCGGCTGATCGGCTACGGCGTGCTTGGCAGTTTCGAATCGCAACGGGCCGTCGAAATCGCCGATTCGCCGGGGGCGAGCGACGATGCGTTAGCGCTGGCGCAAGAGCTTTTCGAACAGCTCGGGAAAGGCGTCGCGCTGGTTGCCGACGAGCCGGGCCTCGTGCTCGGACGCATCGTCGGCTCGATCGTCAATGAGGCCGTGATCGGCGTACACGAAGACGTTGCGACCGCCGACGACATCGATCTTGCGATGCGTCTGGGAACGAACTATCCGATCGGCCCGATTGCGTGGGGACGCGAAATCGGCGGCGCTCGGGTCGCGCGCATTCTCAACCGGCTTGCACAGGCTGAAGGCGACGCGTTCGCACCGCACCGTTCGCTGTGGGTTCTCGATGCGCTCGACGAGCCGGAAGAGGGGCTCGAACCACCCGAACCGCAGGGCATCGGCGGAGGCATCTTTTAG
- a CDS encoding NUDIX hydrolase: MEKPLWHVRSSALVVDSPYLRLRRDAIELPNGTLLSEYYVRESEGFVMVFALTKQREIVLVRQYRYGNDSISLELPAGSRERGEDPLACAQRELTEETGYTAPRWEMFLHAAAEPVRSTSTMTAYIAYDAERTHEQHLDPSEYIEVEVLPLAAFTRALREGAIDSVACIAASYAALERLASL; the protein is encoded by the coding sequence ATGGAAAAACCGCTCTGGCACGTGCGCTCGTCCGCCCTCGTGGTCGACTCCCCATACCTGAGGCTGCGCCGCGATGCGATTGAGCTCCCGAACGGTACCTTGCTCTCGGAGTACTACGTACGGGAGTCGGAGGGCTTCGTGATGGTCTTCGCGCTGACGAAGCAGCGCGAGATCGTGCTCGTTCGCCAGTATCGCTACGGCAACGACAGCATCTCGCTCGAACTCCCGGCCGGGTCGCGCGAACGCGGGGAGGACCCGCTTGCGTGCGCCCAGCGCGAACTGACGGAAGAGACCGGCTACACCGCGCCGCGCTGGGAGATGTTCCTTCACGCGGCGGCGGAACCGGTGCGATCGACGTCGACGATGACGGCCTACATCGCATACGACGCAGAGCGTACCCACGAGCAACATCTCGACCCCAGCGAATACATCGAGGTCGAAGTTCTGCCGCTCGCCGCGTTTACGCGCGCCCTGCGCGAGGGCGCCATCGATTCAGTCGCCTGCATCGCCGCGTCGTACGCCGCGCTGGAGCGACTCGCGTCGCTCTAA